The Pseudomonadota bacterium nucleotide sequence ATTTGGAACATCGGGATGGAATTGCACGGCGCGACCGGCGCCGTCCACATTCATCGAATTACTGGACAGGCGTGAGATCACGTGGGGTTCGTCACTATTGCTGCCGGCCATGGACCTGCGGCCTCCTGGTTCGTTGCTTTTGCGGCGGAACATTTCTGTTTCCGTCATTCGCTCACGATCGCGATTCGCTTCGTTTGCCGCCGCCGTCGCGCAAGCCGTGGAAGATATGGACCATAAATGCAGTCGCCACGACCGGCGCAATTAAATTAACCAGCGGAATTGAGAATAATAATGCAATTACAATGCCTGCGACAAATAATTTGCTGCGGTGCTTGCGTCGCAATTTACGCACCGCCGCAAAATCCATGCGCCGCGGCGCGACAATTTCAAAAAACTCGCGCCCTAACAAGGCGCCGTTAACGATCAAATAGATAATCGGATATACGACCTGGACAACCGGAATCAACGCCAGCGGCAGTATAAGCAGGTTGAAAAAGGTCATCACCAGGGCGAGGCGAATGCCGGCAACCGCATATTGCCAAAATGTCGCCGGGTTGGGCCGCGGCAGGCGGGGATAATGGCGCGCCTCGACCGCGTCCGCGACTTGATCGACGAACATATAAAGA carries:
- a CDS encoding EI24 domain-containing protein — its product is MIEALVLAFEQLGDKRIRRPMLWTILLTLAVSALLIAGAAALFALWEVSGFFLFDWALALLGGIAAAFVAWMLFPILAAEFLYMFVDQVADAVEARHYPRLPRPNPATFWQYAVAGIRLALVMTFFNLLILPLALIPVVQVVYPIIYLIVNGALLGREFFEIVAPRRMDFAAVRKLRRKHRSKLFVAGIVIALLFSIPLVNLIAPVVATAFMVHIFHGLRDGGGKRSESRS